Proteins encoded within one genomic window of Amycolatopsis sp. 2-15:
- a CDS encoding M4 family metallopeptidase, translated as MSSKRLAVLATAVTASSILVAAGGAASASPQQTQVSTDSLGRVIAVQPAAPIAARGLAGNAAAAAQSHTADLARQFGLAVGDLTLTSVQSLPGGSVARLQQNVGGVPVYGAQIVQDLDGSGALMAALGKTTQRTQGSFPADAKGAQDRAAEAAHAAVAQKDAGVLKTGAETAYWYDASLGGDGASATAVPTYFVPVNGVDPEDKWTVVVGADTGNVLQVWGESEAATNRVVCDAKRKVVDLDIATLADLRCGVGTAFGVTRGEGQAAVATADVNSVYDFFGKAQDFYSQFASYDLTANIGADYHDGKGKALRGTVRMCEVETESDGRRHTQCPWANAFWEGEQMAFGEGVTTMDITGHELTHGVTQHTSQLGNGYAGALNEGMSDVMGQFIAIKSGDANVQGENRWLMGAGSSIGQVRDMKNPPNSGEGPSPDRVNGQFWVGANGDPHIDAGVVDKTDYLITDGDTFNGQTVRGIGEDKAIALWWKVENLLRPTSTFKDLGTALNSACTTNARTGVAGTTTADCTQVANAVKATQLNLAP; from the coding sequence ATGTCTTCGAAACGGCTGGCCGTGCTGGCGACAGCAGTGACGGCTTCGTCGATCCTTGTGGCCGCCGGTGGCGCCGCGAGCGCGTCGCCCCAGCAGACCCAGGTGAGCACCGACTCCCTCGGCCGCGTCATCGCCGTCCAGCCCGCGGCCCCGATCGCCGCCCGCGGCCTCGCCGGGAACGCCGCCGCGGCCGCGCAGTCGCACACCGCGGACCTGGCCCGGCAGTTCGGTCTCGCCGTCGGCGACCTCACGCTCACCAGCGTGCAGTCCCTTCCGGGCGGCAGCGTCGCGCGTCTGCAGCAGAACGTCGGCGGGGTACCGGTGTACGGCGCGCAGATCGTGCAGGACCTCGACGGCAGCGGCGCGCTCATGGCCGCGCTCGGCAAGACCACGCAGCGCACGCAGGGCTCGTTCCCGGCCGACGCGAAGGGCGCCCAGGACCGCGCGGCCGAGGCCGCCCACGCCGCCGTGGCGCAGAAGGACGCCGGCGTACTGAAGACCGGCGCGGAAACCGCGTACTGGTACGACGCGAGCCTGGGCGGCGACGGCGCGAGCGCCACCGCCGTGCCGACCTACTTCGTGCCCGTCAACGGCGTGGACCCCGAGGACAAGTGGACCGTCGTCGTCGGCGCCGACACCGGCAACGTCCTGCAGGTGTGGGGTGAGTCGGAGGCCGCCACCAACCGCGTGGTGTGCGACGCGAAGCGCAAGGTCGTGGACCTCGACATCGCCACGCTGGCCGACCTGCGCTGCGGCGTCGGCACCGCGTTCGGCGTGACCCGCGGCGAGGGCCAGGCCGCGGTCGCGACAGCGGACGTCAACAGCGTCTACGACTTCTTCGGCAAGGCACAGGACTTCTACTCCCAGTTCGCCTCGTACGACCTCACGGCCAACATCGGCGCCGACTACCACGACGGCAAGGGCAAGGCCCTGCGCGGCACCGTGCGCATGTGCGAGGTCGAGACCGAATCGGACGGTCGCCGCCACACGCAGTGCCCGTGGGCCAACGCCTTCTGGGAAGGCGAGCAGATGGCCTTCGGCGAGGGCGTGACCACAATGGACATCACCGGCCACGAGCTCACCCACGGTGTCACCCAGCACACCTCGCAGCTCGGCAACGGCTACGCGGGCGCGCTCAACGAGGGCATGTCCGACGTGATGGGCCAGTTCATCGCCATCAAGTCCGGCGACGCCAACGTGCAGGGCGAGAACCGCTGGCTGATGGGCGCGGGCTCGTCCATCGGGCAGGTCCGGGACATGAAGAACCCGCCCAACTCGGGCGAGGGCCCCAGCCCCGACCGCGTCAACGGCCAGTTCTGGGTCGGCGCCAACGGCGACCCCCACATCGACGCCGGCGTCGTCGACAAGACGGACTACCTCATCACCGACGGCGACACCTTCAACGGCCAGACCGTCCGCGGCATCGGCGAGGACAAGGCCATCGCGCTGTGGTGGAAGGTCGAGAACCTGCTGCGCCCCACGTCCACCTTCAAGGACCTCGGCACGGCCCTGAACTCCGCCTGCACCACCAACGCCCGCACCGGCGTCGCCGGCACCACCACGGCCGACTGCACACAGGTCGCCAACGCGGTGAAGGCCACGCAGCTCAATCTGGCTCCG